GGGTTCTACGTGGCGAAGGCGGCGTCGCACAGCATCGTCAAGGCGGAGGCGCACGACCTGGCCCCGCACGGCGCGACGGCGGTGGCGATGACGCCGGGCTGGCTGCGGTCGGAGGCGATGCTGGAGCACTACGGCGTGACCGAGGAGAACTGGCGGGACGCGCTCGCGAAGGAGCCGCACTTCTGCATCTCGGAATCGCCGGCGTTCGTGGGCAGGGCGGTCGCGTCGCTGGCGGCCGACCCCGAGCGGCACCGGTTCCACGGGCAGACGTTGAACAGCGGGCAGCTGGCGAAGATCTACGAGTTCGACGACGTGGACGGCAGCAGGCCGGACGGCTGGCGCTACGTCGTGGAGGTCCAGGAAGCGGGCAAGCCCGCGGACCCGACCGGCTACCGGTGACGGTCGGCCATCCGCCGTGCGGCGTCGGCGAACAAGGCTCGCACGGCGGGTGGCTCGACGACCTCGACGTCGGTGCCGAGGCCGAGCAGCATGCTCGCCGCGATGGCTGGTTCTTCGAGGTCGACGGTGACCTCGACCCAGCCCTCGGGGTCCGGTGGCCCAGCCGCGTCAAGGGCGGCGATGGCCAGGTCGGCGTCGAGGATCTGCGGGAGGCGTTTCACGCCCCAGCGGGACAGGCGCAGGCGGACCGGGTGGCGTTGCAGGGAGCGTTCGAACTGGGTGGAGGAGCGCTGCCACCAGCCGGCGAGGTCGAAGTCGGCGGGCCTCTCGAAGCGCTCGTCGGTGAGCTCGACGGCGGTGACCTTGCTGACGCGGTAGGTGCGGATGCTGTGCTCGATGCGGGCGACGAGGTACCAGACACCGGCCTTGAGGACGAGGCCGAGCGGTTCGAGGAGGCGTTCGACGGTGTGGTCGCCGCGCCGGTAGGTGATCGCGGCGCGGCGCTGCTCCCACACGGACTGGGCGATGGTCGCCAGGTGCTCGGCGTCCTCTTCGGACTTGAACCAGCCGGGCGCGTCGAGGTGGAAGCGCTGGGCGAGGTGCTGGGCCTGCTCCCGCAGCGGGGCGGGGAGGGTGGCGCTGACCTTGGCGTGGGCGGCGGAGACGGCGGTGCCGAGACCCAGCTCGGCCAGCGCG
The window above is part of the Amycolatopsis thermoflava N1165 genome. Proteins encoded here:
- a CDS encoding helix-turn-helix transcriptional regulator, translating into MRAERLVALLFTLQSRRSATVPELAEALGVSERTMHRDIAALQAAGVPLWTETGRYGGVRLVEGWRTRLDGLTSREAVAIFAMGVPRALAELGLGTAVSAAHAKVSATLPAPLREQAQHLAQRFHLDAPGWFKSEEDAEHLATIAQSVWEQRRAAITYRRGDHTVERLLEPLGLVLKAGVWYLVARIEHSIRTYRVSKVTAVELTDERFERPADFDLAGWWQRSSTQFERSLQRHPVRLRLSRWGVKRLPQILDADLAIAALDAAGPPDPEGWVEVTVDLEEPAIAASMLLGLGTDVEVVEPPAVRALFADAARRMADRHR